One genomic segment of Rhizobium gallicum bv. gallicum R602sp includes these proteins:
- a CDS encoding NUDIX hydrolase translates to MTILTRLASDVQLMFRRPPRLQYAALCYRVKKKTSEVEVLLMTSRDTGRWVIPKGWPMNGKRSYEVAAREAHEEAGARGAVEHEPLGSYTYPKILKDGLKVTCKVQVYVLEVIDVAKNFKEKGERKIEWVTCDEAVKRVNEPELRDLFLLFKRRMSERPQASLPRQIPAE, encoded by the coding sequence TTGACGATTCTTACCCGACTGGCTTCTGATGTGCAGCTGATGTTCCGTCGCCCGCCGCGACTGCAATATGCTGCCCTCTGCTACCGGGTGAAGAAGAAGACCAGTGAGGTCGAGGTTCTCCTGATGACGAGCCGCGATACGGGCCGCTGGGTCATCCCCAAGGGCTGGCCGATGAACGGCAAGCGCTCCTATGAAGTTGCCGCCCGAGAGGCCCATGAGGAAGCGGGCGCGCGTGGCGCTGTCGAACACGAGCCGCTCGGCTCCTACACCTATCCGAAGATCCTGAAGGACGGACTGAAAGTAACCTGCAAGGTCCAGGTCTATGTGCTTGAGGTCATCGATGTCGCCAAGAACTTCAAGGAAAAGGGCGAACGCAAGATCGAGTGGGTAACCTGTGACGAGGCGGTCAAGCGCGTCAACGAGCCCGAGCTTCGCGATCTCTTCCTGCTCTTCAAGCGAAGGATGAGCGAGCGGCCTCAGGCAAGCTTGCCCAGGCAGATTCCAGCGGAATGA
- a CDS encoding LysR family transcriptional regulator has protein sequence MTNLGDLEIFAKVVSTGSMSLAARVLGFSPAVVSKRIKRLEDRLGTRLLQRTTRQISLTEAGQGFYDRVLGILAGLEEAEYYISGRSALMHGTLKISAPTSFGRMHIAPHLKAFMDAHPELAINLVLTDELSDIVGGGFDLAIRIAELTDSSLVARRLAPVRRLLCAAPSYLNMHGMPQSIDDLKNHRCLPAHNNDLWRLEGPGGATSLRPEGMLVTNSSEVIRETVIAGLGIALRSTWDIGDELKSGNLVQVLPAYEGSRNVALSAVYPSRQFLPAKVRLFIDYLADLYGPVPYWEL, from the coding sequence ATGACAAATCTGGGTGATCTCGAGATATTTGCCAAGGTCGTTTCGACCGGCAGCATGTCGCTTGCCGCGCGCGTGCTCGGCTTTTCGCCGGCCGTCGTTTCCAAGCGCATCAAACGACTGGAAGACAGGCTCGGCACACGTCTGTTGCAACGCACGACCCGCCAGATTTCGTTGACCGAGGCCGGCCAGGGTTTCTACGACCGCGTGCTCGGCATTCTCGCTGGGCTGGAGGAAGCGGAATATTATATCTCCGGCCGCTCGGCGCTGATGCACGGCACGCTAAAGATCTCGGCACCCACTTCATTCGGCCGCATGCATATTGCGCCGCATCTCAAGGCGTTCATGGACGCACACCCGGAGCTTGCGATCAACCTCGTGCTGACGGATGAACTAAGCGATATCGTCGGCGGCGGCTTCGACCTGGCAATCCGCATTGCCGAGCTCACCGATTCCAGCCTCGTCGCCCGAAGGCTCGCGCCGGTCCGGCGCCTGCTTTGTGCCGCGCCTTCCTATCTCAACATGCATGGCATGCCGCAAAGCATCGACGACCTGAAGAACCATCGCTGCCTGCCGGCGCACAACAACGACCTATGGCGCCTTGAAGGACCGGGCGGCGCGACGAGCCTGCGGCCGGAGGGAATGCTCGTCACCAACTCCAGCGAGGTGATCCGCGAGACGGTGATCGCGGGGCTCGGCATCGCGCTGCGCTCCACCTGGGATATCGGCGATGAACTCAAGAGCGGCAATCTCGTGCAGGTGCTGCCGGCCTATGAGGGCTCCCGCAACGTGGCGCTCTCCGCAGTATACCCCAGCCGGCAGTTTTTACCGGCCAAGGTTCGCCTGTTCATCGACTATCTCGCCGACCTCTACGGCCCGGTTCCTTACTGGGAACTTTAG
- a CDS encoding FAD-linked oxidase C-terminal domain-containing protein, which yields MSDAISFLAPRADVLARRRQIVGDLIDLLPPECLIHEARELVPFETDAFVAYRRVPLAVALPRTTVEVAAVMKYCNRYGIPIVPRGAGTSLSGGAIPQEDAVVIGLSKMNRILEIDYQNRAAVVQAGVTNLNISESVSADGFFYAPDPSSQLACTIGGNIGMNSGGAHCLKYGVTTNNLLGVKMVLTDGTVIELGGKALDAGGYDLLGLVCGHEGQLGIVTEATVRLIAKPEGARPVLFGFDSSEEAGSCVADIIAAGIIPVAIEFMDKPAIEICEAFAHAGYPLDAGALLIVEVEGSETEMDGILKNIVEIARRHGVRSIRESQSATEAAQIWKGRKSAFGATGRIADYICMDGTVPLSQLSYVLKKSSEIVDRYGLRVANVFHAGDGNMHPLILFNANDPEDAARAEAAGNDILKLCVDAGGCLTGEHGVGIEKRDLMRHQFSEVDLAQQMAVRSAFDPGWLLNPSKVFPLDGRAAV from the coding sequence ATGTCCGACGCCATCTCTTTTCTCGCTCCGCGCGCCGATGTGCTGGCCCGCCGCCGCCAGATCGTAGGCGACCTCATCGACTTGCTGCCGCCCGAATGTCTCATTCACGAGGCGCGAGAGCTCGTGCCCTTCGAAACAGATGCCTTCGTTGCCTATCGCCGGGTGCCGCTTGCCGTCGCATTGCCACGCACCACCGTCGAAGTCGCAGCCGTGATGAAATATTGCAATCGCTACGGCATTCCGATCGTGCCTCGCGGGGCGGGCACGTCGCTCTCAGGCGGCGCCATCCCGCAGGAGGATGCGGTCGTGATCGGCCTTTCGAAGATGAACCGCATTCTGGAAATCGATTATCAAAACCGGGCAGCCGTCGTCCAGGCGGGCGTCACGAACCTCAATATTTCCGAATCGGTCTCCGCGGATGGTTTCTTCTACGCGCCCGATCCCAGCTCGCAGCTGGCCTGCACCATCGGCGGCAATATCGGCATGAATTCCGGCGGTGCGCACTGCCTGAAATACGGCGTCACGACCAACAACCTACTCGGCGTGAAGATGGTGCTGACGGATGGAACGGTCATCGAGCTCGGTGGCAAGGCGCTGGATGCGGGCGGCTACGACTTGCTGGGTCTCGTCTGCGGCCACGAGGGACAGCTCGGCATCGTCACCGAAGCGACGGTCCGCCTGATCGCGAAGCCCGAAGGTGCGCGGCCCGTGCTTTTCGGCTTCGACAGTTCCGAGGAAGCCGGCTCCTGCGTCGCCGATATCATCGCGGCGGGCATCATTCCCGTGGCGATCGAGTTCATGGATAAGCCGGCGATCGAGATATGCGAGGCCTTTGCCCATGCGGGATACCCGCTCGATGCCGGTGCGCTGCTGATTGTCGAGGTCGAAGGCTCCGAGACGGAGATGGACGGCATTTTGAAAAACATCGTCGAGATCGCCCGCCGTCATGGCGTAAGATCCATTCGCGAGAGCCAGTCGGCGACGGAGGCGGCCCAGATATGGAAAGGCCGCAAATCTGCATTCGGGGCCACGGGGCGGATTGCGGACTATATCTGCATGGACGGCACGGTGCCTCTCAGCCAACTTTCCTATGTGTTGAAAAAGTCGTCGGAGATCGTCGATCGCTACGGTCTGCGCGTCGCGAACGTCTTTCACGCCGGCGACGGCAACATGCATCCGTTGATCCTTTTCAATGCCAACGATCCGGAGGACGCAGCGCGAGCCGAGGCCGCCGGCAACGACATCCTGAAGCTCTGCGTCGATGCCGGCGGCTGTCTCACCGGCGAACATGGCGTCGGCATCGAGAAGCGCGACCTGATGCGGCATCAATTTTCCGAGGTAGATCTCGCTCAGCAGATGGCGGTGCGTTCCGCCTTCGATCCGGGCTGGCTGCTCAATCCGTCCAAGGTCTTCCCGCTTGATGGGCGCGCCGCTGTATGA
- the glcE gene encoding glycolate oxidase subunit GlcE, producing the protein MTDFLPETEEAAASIIREHAAAGKPLAICGGNTRSGFGSAVAKDRLRSTGLTGIVSYNPGEMVLTARAGTPLAEVEAALAENGQMLAFEPMDHRPVMGTSGEPTIGGVFAANVSGPRRFVAGAARDSLLGIRFVNGRGEIVKAGGRVMKNVTGLDLVKLLAGSHGTLGLLTEVTFRVPPRPKTEETIVVSGLNDADAATAMAAAMAQPVEVSGAAHLPLTVTWKFLGGKLPEGETTVLRIEGLPGSVEARAERLASAMSAFGAVAILDEPASRQLWREIRDVHPYVDETMRPVWRISVAPTIGHQLVAALRLEAGVDAFYDWQGGLIWMRMEADPESQLIRRFIKALGGGHATLIRATDAARAAVSAFQPQPEAVAQLSARVKEKFDPAGILNQGKMG; encoded by the coding sequence ATGACCGATTTTCTGCCGGAGACGGAAGAGGCCGCAGCCTCGATCATTCGTGAACACGCGGCCGCGGGTAAACCGCTTGCCATCTGTGGCGGCAACACCCGCTCGGGCTTCGGCAGTGCTGTGGCGAAGGACCGCTTGCGTTCTACCGGTCTGACCGGCATCGTCTCGTACAATCCCGGCGAGATGGTCCTGACCGCACGCGCCGGAACACCGCTTGCAGAGGTCGAGGCGGCGCTTGCGGAAAACGGGCAGATGCTGGCTTTCGAGCCGATGGACCACCGCCCGGTCATGGGCACGTCCGGCGAGCCGACCATCGGCGGCGTCTTTGCCGCCAACGTCTCCGGTCCTCGCCGCTTCGTAGCAGGCGCGGCGCGCGACAGCCTGCTCGGCATCCGCTTCGTCAACGGCAGGGGCGAGATCGTCAAGGCGGGCGGGCGGGTGATGAAGAATGTCACCGGCCTCGATCTCGTCAAGCTTCTCGCCGGTTCACACGGCACGCTTGGCTTGCTGACGGAAGTCACCTTCCGCGTGCCGCCACGGCCGAAAACGGAAGAGACTATCGTCGTCTCCGGCCTCAATGATGCGGACGCAGCCACTGCGATGGCCGCGGCGATGGCACAGCCGGTCGAGGTCTCAGGTGCGGCCCATCTTCCCTTGACCGTTACCTGGAAATTCCTCGGCGGCAAGCTGCCGGAGGGCGAGACGACCGTTCTCAGGATCGAAGGTCTGCCGGGCTCCGTCGAAGCGCGTGCTGAAAGGCTGGCATCGGCGATGTCGGCCTTCGGCGCGGTCGCGATATTGGACGAGCCCGCCAGCCGCCAGCTCTGGCGCGAAATACGCGATGTGCATCCTTATGTCGATGAAACGATGCGGCCGGTCTGGCGCATCTCCGTCGCTCCGACCATCGGCCATCAGCTCGTCGCTGCCCTGCGCCTCGAAGCTGGCGTCGATGCGTTCTACGATTGGCAAGGCGGCCTGATCTGGATGCGGATGGAGGCCGATCCGGAGTCGCAGCTCATCCGACGGTTCATCAAGGCGCTGGGCGGCGGCCACGCTACGCTGATCCGTGCAACTGACGCGGCGCGCGCTGCCGTATCGGCGTTCCAGCCGCAGCCCGAAGCCGTCGCCCAGCTGTCGGCGCGGGTGAAGGAGAAATTCGATCCGGCGGGAATACTCAATCAGGGAAAGATGGGGTGA
- the glcF gene encoding glycolate oxidase subunit GlcF, which yields MQTNFTAEQLTDPHVAESEKILRKCVHCGFCTATCPTYVTLGNELDSPRGRIYLIKDMLENGRAADAEVVTHIDRCLSCLACVTTCPSGVDYMHLVDHARAHIEKTYKRPFMNRFTRTILAAVLPYPGRFRLALKLAKIGRPLQGLMRAPVMKPFAAMLALAPKHIPAPSRFSLPAVHAAKAEKRGRVAILTGCAQPVLDPAINEAAIRLLTRLGIEVVAPAGEVCCGSLVHHMGREEQALANARANVDVWTREIDKGGLDAIIITASGCGTTIKDYGHMLRLDPAYSQKATRVAALAKDITEFLASLDLPAHVPKGLTVTYHSACSMQHGQKITMAPKQLLKAAGFTVRDPAEGHLCCGSAGTYNIMQPDISAALKLRKVKNIEATKPDVIATGNIGCITQIATGTAIPILHTVELLDWAYGGDIPQKLRGFPLA from the coding sequence ATGCAAACCAACTTCACCGCCGAGCAGCTAACCGATCCGCACGTCGCCGAATCCGAGAAGATTCTGCGCAAATGCGTGCATTGCGGTTTCTGTACCGCGACCTGTCCCACCTATGTGACGCTCGGCAACGAGCTCGACAGCCCGCGCGGCCGCATTTATCTCATCAAGGATATGCTGGAAAACGGCCGGGCCGCGGATGCCGAAGTGGTTACACATATCGACCGTTGTCTCTCCTGCCTGGCCTGCGTGACGACGTGTCCCTCCGGCGTCGACTACATGCATTTGGTCGATCATGCCCGGGCCCACATCGAAAAGACCTATAAACGTCCTTTCATGAACCGGTTCACTCGCACCATCCTCGCGGCGGTGCTGCCCTATCCCGGCCGCTTCCGCCTGGCGTTGAAGCTTGCGAAGATCGGCAGGCCGCTCCAGGGCCTGATGCGTGCGCCGGTCATGAAGCCGTTTGCCGCGATGCTGGCACTTGCGCCGAAACATATTCCGGCGCCATCGCGCTTCTCGCTGCCGGCGGTCCATGCTGCGAAGGCGGAAAAGCGCGGCCGGGTTGCAATTCTGACGGGCTGCGCTCAGCCGGTGCTCGATCCCGCGATCAACGAGGCGGCGATCAGGCTTTTGACCCGCCTTGGCATCGAGGTGGTAGCGCCCGCCGGCGAGGTCTGCTGCGGCTCGCTGGTGCATCATATGGGCCGCGAGGAGCAGGCGCTTGCAAACGCACGGGCAAACGTCGATGTCTGGACGCGCGAGATCGACAAGGGTGGTCTGGACGCGATCATCATCACCGCCTCCGGCTGCGGCACGACGATCAAGGATTACGGCCACATGCTCCGTCTTGATCCCGCCTATTCACAAAAGGCGACGCGCGTGGCGGCGTTGGCGAAGGACATAACGGAATTCCTGGCATCGCTCGACCTGCCTGCCCATGTGCCGAAGGGCCTGACGGTAACCTATCATTCTGCCTGCTCCATGCAGCACGGCCAAAAGATCACCATGGCGCCGAAACAACTTCTGAAGGCGGCCGGCTTCACGGTGCGCGATCCGGCGGAAGGCCATCTCTGTTGCGGTTCGGCTGGAACCTACAACATCATGCAGCCGGATATCTCCGCGGCGCTGAAGCTGCGCAAGGTGAAGAATATTGAGGCGACGAAGCCGGATGTGATTGCAACGGGAAATATCGGCTGCATCACGCAGATCGCGACCGGCACAGCGATCCCAATTCTGCATACGGTTGAACTGCTTGATTGGGCCTATGGCGGCGATATACCGCAAAAATTAAGAGGTTTTCCGTTAGCGTGA
- a CDS encoding L,D-transpeptidase encodes MLKVASGLVAAGIAFSVAIMPAVAQPVHDAAPVVRVAQSKFVKPQYKRKLVRLVTDEVPGTIIVDTNNKYLYFVESKNRATRYGIGVGRDGFGWSGVVKVGRKAEWPSWTPPAEMRIREARKGHIIPAFQEGGEDNPLGARAMYLYKGGRDTIFRIHGTNQPWTIGLNMSSGCIRMMNNDVIHLYSRVPVGTKVIVIGPGNKQGSVAFQDRGIDVLRTIFGGG; translated from the coding sequence ATGCTGAAAGTCGCCTCCGGCCTTGTGGCCGCCGGCATTGCCTTTTCCGTCGCAATAATGCCCGCCGTTGCCCAACCAGTGCACGATGCTGCGCCGGTCGTCCGCGTCGCGCAGTCGAAGTTCGTCAAGCCGCAGTATAAGCGCAAACTCGTGCGGCTCGTGACCGACGAAGTACCGGGGACGATCATCGTCGATACAAACAACAAGTATCTCTACTTCGTCGAGTCGAAGAACCGCGCCACGCGCTACGGCATCGGTGTCGGCCGTGATGGCTTCGGATGGTCGGGCGTCGTCAAGGTCGGCCGCAAGGCAGAATGGCCGAGCTGGACGCCACCGGCCGAGATGCGCATCCGCGAAGCCCGCAAGGGCCATATCATTCCCGCCTTTCAGGAGGGTGGCGAGGACAATCCGCTCGGCGCACGCGCCATGTATCTCTACAAGGGCGGACGCGACACCATTTTCCGCATCCACGGCACCAATCAGCCCTGGACGATCGGCCTCAACATGTCTTCCGGCTGCATCCGAATGATGAATAATGACGTCATCCATCTCTATTCGCGCGTGCCGGTCGGCACGAAGGTGATCGTCATCGGCCCCGGCAACAAGCAAGGCAGCGTCGCCTTCCAGGACAGGGGCATCGACGTGCTGCGCACCATCTTCGGCGGCGGCTGA
- a CDS encoding L,D-transpeptidase — protein MMKSVLIAAGLIGLLVSPALGNDRYASRPPVVLSPDLTAPWLNQLGGGVRPVVYQRPAVQPRGFFQRRFFRRAPAVQQVAAVRPGVPVIRHQIEPQYLPQMVDYETKEKPGTIVIDTNNRFLYLVMANGTARRYGVGVGKPGFEWAGAHKITRKSEWPAWTPPSDMIGREAAKGHYLPARMDGGPQNPLGARAMYLGSTLYRIHGTNAPWTIGSAVSSGCIRLRNEDVVDLYERVNVGTRVIVM, from the coding sequence ATGATGAAATCAGTCTTGATTGCCGCCGGCCTGATCGGCCTTCTTGTCTCGCCGGCGCTCGGCAACGATCGCTATGCGAGCCGCCCGCCGGTCGTTCTCAGCCCCGATCTCACCGCGCCCTGGCTCAACCAGCTCGGCGGTGGCGTTCGTCCCGTCGTCTATCAGCGCCCGGCCGTGCAGCCGCGCGGCTTCTTCCAGCGCCGGTTCTTCCGCCGGGCACCGGCCGTGCAGCAGGTTGCGGCCGTTCGTCCCGGAGTACCGGTGATCCGCCATCAGATCGAGCCGCAATATCTGCCGCAGATGGTCGATTACGAAACGAAGGAAAAGCCGGGCACGATCGTCATCGATACCAACAACCGCTTTCTCTATCTCGTGATGGCAAACGGCACGGCCCGGCGATATGGTGTGGGCGTCGGCAAGCCGGGCTTCGAGTGGGCCGGCGCGCACAAGATCACCCGCAAGTCGGAATGGCCGGCTTGGACGCCACCTTCCGACATGATTGGCCGCGAAGCTGCCAAGGGCCATTATCTACCTGCGCGCATGGATGGCGGCCCGCAGAACCCGCTCGGCGCGCGCGCCATGTATCTCGGCTCGACGCTCTACCGCATCCACGGCACCAACGCACCCTGGACGATCGGCAGCGCCGTCTCGTCCGGCTGCATCCGCCTGCGCAACGAAGACGTTGTCGACCTTTACGAACGCGTCAACGTGGGCACGCGGGTTATCGTCATGTAA
- a CDS encoding DNA-3-methyladenine glycosylase I has product MSESGIITGDDGKSRCHWHANLPDYMRYHDEEWGRPVTDDIRLFEKICLEGFQSGLSWLTILRKRENFRTAFAGFDFEKIALFDERDIERCLADPGIVRHRGKVASTINNARHAIALRAEFGSLAHYFWSYEPQLHERPALVDRQHVAANPTTPVSARISKDLKRRGWTFVGPTTVYAFMQAMGLVNDHIEGCFCRAEVEAMRAALVRP; this is encoded by the coding sequence ATGAGCGAATCGGGTATCATCACCGGCGACGACGGCAAGAGCCGCTGCCATTGGCACGCGAATCTCCCCGACTACATGCGCTATCACGACGAGGAATGGGGCCGGCCGGTCACCGACGATATCCGCCTCTTCGAGAAAATCTGCCTCGAGGGTTTTCAGTCCGGCCTTTCCTGGCTGACGATCCTGCGCAAGCGCGAGAATTTCCGCACCGCCTTTGCGGGCTTCGATTTCGAAAAGATTGCGCTTTTCGACGAGCGGGATATCGAGCGCTGCCTTGCCGATCCCGGCATCGTGCGCCACCGTGGCAAGGTCGCCTCGACCATCAACAATGCGCGGCACGCGATCGCATTGAGGGCCGAATTCGGCTCGCTCGCGCATTATTTCTGGAGCTATGAGCCGCAACTCCATGAACGTCCGGCCCTCGTTGACCGCCAGCATGTTGCCGCCAATCCGACGACGCCGGTTTCGGCAAGGATATCGAAGGATTTGAAGAGGCGTGGCTGGACCTTCGTCGGTCCGACCACAGTTTATGCCTTCATGCAGGCAATGGGTCTCGTCAACGATCATATCGAAGGCTGCTTCTGCCGTGCCGAAGTGGAGGCGATGCGCGCGGCATTGGTACGCCCATGA
- a CDS encoding PPC domain-containing protein, whose translation MKVWVGTGAAVLLSTTAAFAQAPQLDPGEKLEKLQFPAVTMQIKGWTKFGNSDVYTLPVRAGQRVKISFTTKSQFAFLAIFDLSKTDDEAFFGTDEDGTTLDVTVKENTTWFLRPYYSKVSPRRGLGAPYTLLVEPQPVGEPQPATPQEPERPSLFPPAPSKSGTGE comes from the coding sequence ATGAAAGTGTGGGTCGGAACCGGTGCGGCAGTCCTGTTGTCCACCACGGCGGCATTTGCTCAGGCGCCGCAACTCGACCCTGGCGAAAAGCTCGAGAAGTTGCAGTTTCCGGCCGTTACCATGCAGATCAAAGGCTGGACCAAGTTCGGCAACAGCGATGTCTATACGCTGCCGGTGCGCGCCGGTCAGCGCGTGAAGATCAGCTTCACGACCAAGAGCCAATTCGCCTTTCTTGCGATCTTCGACCTTTCGAAGACGGATGACGAAGCTTTCTTCGGTACGGACGAGGATGGCACGACGCTGGATGTGACCGTAAAGGAAAACACCACGTGGTTTCTGCGGCCCTATTATTCCAAGGTCTCGCCCCGCCGTGGCCTCGGGGCGCCTTATACGCTACTGGTCGAGCCGCAGCCAGTCGGCGAGCCGCAGCCTGCCACGCCGCAAGAGCCGGAGCGCCCTTCACTCTTTCCGCCGGCACCTTCGAAATCCGGCACCGGCGAATAG
- a CDS encoding HAD family hydrolase encodes MSTHALTTIGFDADDTLWQNEQYYRLTEEHFRELLADFAEGPKISERLLEAEKRNLSHYGFGIKGFTLSMIETAIEITEGKVPTSVIAQILDTGRDLLSHPVETMPHVRETLEALSGNYLLVLITKGDLFDQERKLAQSGLGDFFDAVEIVSEKTAVTYRRVFSKVGDGPERAMMVGNSLKSDIVPAIAAGSYGVFVPHEMTWVLEHVDEPKDAPRFRKIAHLGELGSLLGALS; translated from the coding sequence ATGAGCACACATGCGCTGACGACAATCGGCTTCGATGCCGATGATACGCTCTGGCAGAACGAACAATATTACCGGCTGACCGAAGAGCACTTCAGGGAATTGCTCGCCGATTTCGCCGAGGGTCCGAAGATTTCCGAGCGCCTGCTGGAGGCCGAGAAGCGCAATCTCAGCCACTATGGCTTCGGCATAAAAGGCTTCACGCTGTCGATGATCGAGACGGCGATCGAAATCACCGAAGGCAAGGTGCCAACGAGCGTGATTGCCCAAATTCTCGACACGGGCCGCGATCTTCTGTCCCATCCCGTCGAGACCATGCCGCATGTGCGCGAGACGCTTGAAGCGCTGTCGGGGAATTACCTGCTCGTGCTGATCACCAAAGGCGACCTGTTCGACCAGGAACGCAAGCTCGCACAATCCGGCCTCGGCGATTTCTTCGATGCCGTCGAGATCGTCTCGGAGAAGACCGCAGTCACCTATCGCCGGGTTTTCTCGAAGGTCGGCGATGGCCCGGAGCGGGCGATGATGGTCGGCAATTCACTGAAATCCGACATCGTGCCGGCGATTGCCGCCGGAAGCTACGGCGTCTTCGTGCCGCATGAAATGACTTGGGTTCTGGAGCACGTCGACGAACCTAAGGATGCGCCACGCTTTCGCAAGATCGCCCACCTTGGCGAGCTTGGCAGCTTGCTCGGGGCACTGTCTTGA
- a CDS encoding aldo/keto reductase → MRYNQLGNTGLFVSEICLGTMTFGEAVSGTIWGSIADVDQKAADQIVERSLAAGVNFIDTADVYSSGESERLLGQALKNLDVPRKDVVIATKVYGVMGDKPNDRGASRGHIMDSVEASLKRLQTDHIDLYQIHATDPVTPIDETLRAFDDLISRGLVRYVGVSNWQAWRIAKALGISERRGFARFETVQAYYSIAGRDLEREIVPLMNEEKIGLMVWSPLAGGLLSGKFGPGAPGNGEGRRANFDFPPVDKDKAWACVAVMREIAEKHGSNVAAVALAYVLAKPFVTSVIIGAKRIDQLDQNLAAVKLKLDAGDMQKLDEVSALAPEYPGWMLARQGVARRPEPFEPNA, encoded by the coding sequence ATGCGATACAATCAACTCGGAAATACGGGACTTTTCGTCTCGGAAATCTGCCTCGGCACCATGACTTTCGGCGAGGCGGTCAGCGGCACCATATGGGGTTCCATTGCCGATGTGGACCAGAAGGCGGCAGACCAGATCGTCGAGCGCTCGCTCGCTGCCGGCGTCAATTTCATCGACACCGCCGATGTATATTCCTCCGGTGAATCCGAAAGGCTGCTCGGCCAGGCGCTGAAGAACCTCGATGTCCCGCGCAAGGACGTCGTCATCGCCACCAAGGTTTACGGCGTGATGGGTGACAAGCCGAACGATCGCGGCGCATCGCGCGGTCACATCATGGATTCCGTCGAGGCCAGTCTGAAGCGGCTGCAGACGGACCATATCGATCTCTACCAGATCCACGCGACCGATCCCGTCACCCCGATCGACGAGACGCTGCGCGCTTTCGACGATCTCATCTCGCGTGGTCTCGTGCGCTATGTCGGCGTTTCCAACTGGCAGGCGTGGCGAATCGCCAAGGCGCTCGGCATTTCCGAGCGTCGCGGCTTCGCCCGCTTCGAAACCGTCCAGGCCTACTACTCGATCGCCGGCCGCGATCTCGAACGGGAAATCGTGCCGCTGATGAATGAGGAGAAGATCGGCCTGATGGTCTGGTCGCCGCTCGCCGGCGGTCTACTTTCCGGCAAGTTTGGCCCCGGTGCGCCTGGCAACGGCGAAGGCCGCCGCGCCAATTTCGACTTTCCGCCAGTGGACAAGGACAAGGCCTGGGCCTGCGTGGCCGTCATGCGCGAAATTGCCGAGAAGCACGGCAGCAACGTCGCAGCCGTTGCGCTCGCTTATGTCCTCGCAAAGCCGTTCGTGACCAGCGTCATCATCGGCGCGAAGCGCATCGATCAGCTCGACCAGAACCTTGCCGCCGTCAAGCTGAAGCTCGATGCCGGCGACATGCAGAAGCTCGACGAGGTCAGTGCGCTGGCGCCGGAATATCCAGGCTGGATGCTGGCTCGCCAGGGTGTCGCGCGCCGCCCGGAACCGTTTGAGCCGAACGCCTGA
- the copM gene encoding CopM family metallochaperone: protein MSIKILALTAAFAFAAPALVQEALAQDKTMHMNQDMPMHDMQMDMSKPMGDQGPSSQAFAEANAKMHKDMAIEMTGDADADFVRSMIPHHQGAIDMAKIELQYGKDPNIRKLAEAVIKAQEAEIADMNAWLKAHGK, encoded by the coding sequence GTGTCTATCAAAATTCTTGCCCTTACCGCAGCCTTCGCCTTCGCCGCCCCAGCGCTTGTCCAAGAAGCGCTTGCCCAGGATAAGACGATGCACATGAATCAAGATATGCCAATGCATGATATGCAGATGGACATGAGCAAGCCGATGGGCGACCAGGGGCCTTCAAGCCAGGCCTTTGCCGAGGCGAACGCCAAGATGCACAAGGATATGGCGATTGAAATGACCGGCGATGCCGATGCAGATTTTGTTCGCAGCATGATCCCGCATCATCAAGGTGCGATCGACATGGCAAAGATCGAGCTGCAATACGGCAAGGACCCGAACATCCGCAAACTCGCCGAAGCCGTCATCAAGGCTCAGGAAGCGGAGATCGCGGACATGAACGCCTGGCTGAAAGCCCACGGCAAGTAA